The Pirellulimonas nuda genome includes a region encoding these proteins:
- a CDS encoding DUF7009 family protein: protein MKLRIKDNSLRVRLDRKDLAELLAGGQIESRLAFGPTPAQQFTYAVELTQDTAGAPRADYRDGRIVVSIGDAAARAWSDGDQVGFEVQQPTEAGTVRLLVEKDFSCIERPADQAEDDAWAFPNPATHHSQAQ, encoded by the coding sequence ATGAAGCTGCGGATCAAGGACAACTCTCTCCGGGTCCGGCTCGACCGCAAAGACCTGGCGGAACTATTGGCCGGGGGCCAGATCGAGAGCCGGCTGGCGTTCGGCCCGACCCCGGCCCAGCAGTTCACCTACGCGGTCGAGCTGACGCAAGACACGGCCGGCGCTCCGCGGGCCGACTACCGCGACGGGAGGATCGTCGTGTCCATCGGCGACGCCGCTGCGCGGGCTTGGTCCGACGGAGACCAGGTGGGTTTTGAAGTCCAGCAGCCAACCGAAGCAGGCACGGTGCGGCTGCTGGTAGAGAAAGACTTCTCCTGCATCGAGCGCCCCGCCGACCAAGCCGAAGACGACGCCTGGGCGTTCCCAAACCCCGCGACCCATCACTCGCAGGCGCAATAG
- a CDS encoding LamG domain-containing protein, which yields MGSTATRHPLLVLGAACALLIYFQGAAQAVLVHHWTLDEDPVTGTAVDIAGASNGTIGSAVTSAPGIIGDAFQFTGGNPNSEVSIPAFSAAGLEQITVAFWMNPTANTTTTGFKRVISAADGFEIIIQQNTGQLGNNLYTNGSAYPLTPDPVVENQWIHVAMTSNLDGSGAGPQQIYVNGQLVADTPPLAKDAFAGGELKFGHRPGVGDNQRYTGLLDDIRIYNEVLSAQDIMDLAAVGLPDPLTLVVNTTTGAVSIKNGNTVALNPIGLGFYKIDSAAGGLKTDDASWNSLADQGIDAGGSALGDFNGDSSVDAADYTVWRDNLGQTEGDLLGGNGNGGTVDATDYELWKTHFGESGGGGGPGSGWDESGGSNAMQLIELRLAGASSIEAGQSLSLGQAYNTSIADMNLSFSYSGASGAMINGLVEYVAGPATAGVATPEPGSLALLLLAAPLLAVRRKKLAAALAFCLAPLLLAGQAQAVEVHRYTFNDGTANDSIGGATFNGVLVNPQGINRFAAGQLNLTGNNGAFNSAIAAGQDYTLSTARGAYVDLPNNMIRDAVVLPDGTAGNQAGAVSFETWYTVDTIRTSARVYHFGNQNGGAEDSATVGTGGTGTSDIGLEPSGNNMDVLRVQSRFNQTAAVATILDAPAPSPPGVQQHVVVTYDHDDLSAGPNGTTKVYINGALEMTGLIPGDPATGGLFLDAFESAGDINNWLGRSMFNNNPLLDAAINEFRVYDHAMTLAQVQSSNTAGPTLAGTPKAPTLFVDRATGGVTLVNEEASAFEVTSYTISSAAGSLNPAGWTSIHDSSASWTEQSNTRLKLMESETGAGTAGNLAPGVPLSLGAAYQKSPFQDLTFDYKLSDGTMGAGFVKYTGAGIGRSDLNADGSLTIADWEIFLANNYTSLTGLSATAAYLKGDLDFDLDNDFDDYRLFQADYDAANGVGAFAALGASVPEPSSIVLAALALGLVARRQGWRRAQA from the coding sequence ATGGGCTCGACCGCGACTCGCCACCCACTGTTGGTTCTGGGGGCAGCCTGTGCGCTGCTGATCTACTTTCAAGGCGCTGCGCAGGCGGTGCTGGTCCACCACTGGACGCTCGATGAAGACCCGGTCACTGGCACTGCCGTTGACATCGCCGGCGCCTCCAACGGCACGATCGGGTCCGCGGTTACCTCGGCGCCGGGAATCATCGGCGACGCGTTCCAGTTCACCGGCGGGAACCCGAACTCTGAGGTGTCGATCCCGGCGTTTTCTGCGGCCGGCCTTGAGCAGATAACCGTCGCTTTCTGGATGAATCCCACCGCCAACACCACAACGACGGGTTTCAAACGCGTCATTTCAGCGGCCGATGGTTTTGAGATCATTATCCAACAGAACACCGGCCAGCTTGGCAACAACCTCTATACAAACGGGAGTGCCTATCCGTTGACCCCCGACCCTGTGGTCGAGAACCAGTGGATCCACGTCGCCATGACCTCAAACCTGGACGGCTCCGGCGCCGGCCCGCAGCAGATCTACGTCAATGGTCAGCTCGTCGCCGACACGCCCCCGCTGGCCAAGGACGCCTTCGCCGGGGGCGAGCTTAAGTTTGGGCACCGGCCGGGCGTCGGCGACAACCAACGCTACACCGGCCTGCTGGACGACATCCGCATCTACAACGAAGTTCTCTCCGCACAAGACATTATGGACTTGGCGGCTGTCGGGCTGCCCGACCCGCTCACCCTGGTGGTGAACACCACGACCGGCGCCGTCTCGATCAAGAATGGCAATACCGTCGCGCTCAACCCCATCGGGCTGGGCTTCTACAAGATCGACAGCGCCGCCGGTGGGCTGAAGACCGACGACGCCAGTTGGAACAGCCTGGCCGACCAAGGGATCGACGCGGGGGGCTCTGCGCTGGGCGACTTCAACGGCGATAGCTCGGTAGACGCCGCCGACTACACCGTGTGGCGCGACAACCTCGGCCAGACCGAAGGGGACCTGCTGGGGGGCAACGGCAACGGCGGCACGGTCGACGCGACCGACTACGAACTCTGGAAGACGCACTTTGGCGAGTCTGGCGGCGGGGGCGGGCCCGGCAGCGGCTGGGACGAGTCCGGCGGCTCGAACGCCATGCAGCTAATCGAGCTGCGCCTCGCCGGGGCAAGCTCCATCGAAGCGGGCCAGAGCCTCTCGCTCGGCCAGGCCTACAACACGTCCATCGCCGACATGAACCTATCCTTCTCCTACTCAGGGGCTTCGGGCGCCATGATCAACGGATTGGTGGAATACGTCGCCGGCCCAGCAACCGCCGGCGTCGCGACCCCAGAACCCGGCTCGCTGGCTTTGCTGTTGCTGGCGGCGCCCCTGCTGGCGGTCCGCAGAAAGAAGCTGGCCGCGGCCCTGGCGTTCTGCTTGGCGCCGCTGCTACTGGCCGGCCAGGCCCAAGCCGTCGAAGTCCACCGCTACACGTTCAACGACGGCACAGCCAACGACTCGATCGGCGGCGCGACGTTCAACGGCGTCTTGGTAAATCCGCAAGGGATCAACCGCTTCGCCGCGGGCCAACTCAACCTGACCGGCAACAACGGCGCCTTCAACTCCGCGATCGCGGCCGGGCAGGACTATACCCTGTCCACCGCCCGCGGCGCCTACGTCGACCTGCCCAACAACATGATCCGCGACGCGGTAGTGTTGCCAGACGGGACCGCCGGCAACCAGGCCGGGGCCGTTTCGTTCGAGACTTGGTACACGGTAGACACGATCCGCACCAGCGCCCGTGTGTACCATTTCGGAAACCAGAACGGGGGCGCCGAAGATTCGGCCACCGTGGGCACCGGCGGAACCGGCACCTCCGACATAGGGCTCGAGCCCTCGGGCAACAACATGGACGTGCTGCGGGTGCAGTCGCGCTTCAACCAAACCGCGGCCGTCGCGACCATCCTCGACGCCCCGGCCCCCTCTCCCCCGGGCGTTCAGCAGCACGTGGTCGTCACGTACGACCATGACGATCTTTCGGCGGGCCCCAACGGCACGACGAAGGTCTATATCAACGGCGCCCTCGAGATGACCGGACTTATCCCGGGCGACCCCGCGACCGGCGGGCTCTTCCTCGACGCGTTCGAGTCGGCGGGCGACATCAACAACTGGTTGGGCCGCTCGATGTTCAACAACAACCCATTGCTCGACGCGGCGATCAACGAGTTCCGCGTCTACGATCACGCGATGACCTTGGCCCAAGTGCAGAGCAGCAACACGGCCGGCCCCACCCTGGCGGGAACACCCAAGGCGCCGACCCTGTTTGTCGACCGGGCGACCGGTGGGGTCACGCTTGTCAACGAAGAGGCCTCGGCGTTCGAGGTGACCAGCTACACCATCAGTTCGGCCGCCGGCAGCCTCAACCCGGCCGGATGGACGTCGATCCATGACTCGAGCGCGTCGTGGACCGAGCAGTCCAACACCAGACTGAAGCTGATGGAATCGGAAACCGGCGCCGGCACGGCCGGAAACCTGGCGCCGGGAGTACCGCTCAGCTTGGGCGCGGCCTACCAGAAGTCTCCCTTCCAGGACCTGACGTTCGATTACAAGCTGAGCGACGGCACGATGGGCGCCGGTTTCGTGAAGTACACCGGCGCCGGGATCGGCCGCAGCGACCTGAACGCGGACGGCAGCCTCACGATCGCGGACTGGGAGATCTTCCTGGCCAACAATTACACCAGCCTGACCGGGTTGTCCGCGACCGCGGCCTACCTCAAGGGAGACCTCGACTTCGACCTCGACAACGACTTCGACGACTACCGCCTGTTCCAGGCCGACTATGACGCGGCCAACGGCGTGGGCGCCTTCGCGGCGCTCGGCGCCAGCGTGCCCGAGCCGTCGTCGATCGTGCTGGCGGCGCTCGCACTGGGCCTCGTCGCGCGTCGCCAAGGGTGGCGCCGGGCGCAGGCTTAA
- a CDS encoding SDR family NAD(P)-dependent oxidoreductase, whose protein sequence is MSRRRTIAGKRALVTGASGGIGRAIAVELAQRGACCVLLARRCDPLHETAELVRGAGAKCVEVVGDVTQPADRQRAIDAAADGLGGLDLLVNNAGVGAHGRWLDAPADRLRHLMEVNFFAVAQLTREAMPLLQQGLDPVVVNIGSILGWRGVPQDAEYCSSKFALRGWGEAIRPELALRGVALLDVSPASTESGFLQNLVAGRGEAPWGKQRGTTAEFVAQQVVHAVACRKHHLAAGWRAKAFLALNRYAPWLLERKLSQYG, encoded by the coding sequence TTGAGTCGCCGCCGGACCATCGCGGGCAAACGCGCGCTTGTCACCGGCGCGTCGGGGGGCATCGGTCGGGCGATCGCTGTTGAGCTCGCCCAGCGGGGGGCGTGCTGCGTGCTGCTGGCCCGCCGCTGCGACCCGCTGCACGAGACCGCCGAGTTGGTGCGCGGCGCCGGCGCCAAGTGCGTCGAAGTCGTGGGCGACGTCACCCAGCCGGCCGACCGCCAGCGCGCCATCGACGCGGCAGCAGACGGCCTGGGCGGGCTCGACCTGCTGGTGAACAACGCCGGCGTAGGCGCCCACGGGCGCTGGCTCGACGCACCCGCAGATCGGCTCCGGCACCTAATGGAGGTCAACTTCTTCGCCGTCGCCCAACTCACGCGCGAGGCGATGCCGCTGCTGCAGCAAGGGCTCGACCCCGTCGTCGTCAACATCGGCTCGATCCTCGGCTGGCGCGGCGTGCCGCAGGACGCCGAGTACTGCTCCAGCAAGTTCGCCCTGCGAGGCTGGGGCGAGGCGATCCGCCCTGAGCTGGCCCTCCGCGGCGTGGCGCTGCTGGACGTTTCCCCGGCCAGCACCGAATCCGGCTTCCTTCAGAACCTGGTCGCCGGCCGGGGCGAGGCGCCTTGGGGCAAGCAGCGGGGGACCACCGCCGAGTTTGTCGCGCAGCAGGTCGTCCACGCGGTCGCCTGCCGCAAACACCACCTTGCCGCCGGCTGGCGGGCGAAAGCCTTCCTCGCGCTCAACCGCTATGCTCCTTGGCTGTTGGAACGGAAACTCTCGCAATACGGGTAG
- the hflX gene encoding GTPase HflX, translating to MELDRKQSVASESAVLVGVQLSSDHGHAGQRHADRSYSDYDEEHPLEELTGLVESAGASVVGLLTQRRDKPDITTYLGSGKLEELQMLVEATEADVVVFDNNLSPAQVRNLEQALKVKVLDRTELILDIFSTRARTHEARLAVELAQLEYALPRLKRMWTHLSRLKMGVGMRGPGEKQLETDRRLVEKRIVDLRGELEKIHHRKQREVEGRSDRMTVSLVGYTNAGKSTLLNRLTDADVLAADKLFATLDTRTRRWRLPGWGPVLLSDTVGFIRNLPHKLIASFRATLEEAHQADLLLHVADASSPAALDQVRAVFEVLKEIGIEEKNCLLVLNKSDRVEDPNQIAMLQDRYPGAVAISSKTGAGLDALAIAVSDALSEHFVDADISFPVSDGKTMDYLSRYGEVLSRTYDGERAIVHCRIPRAYLGRLSGAEVCERADRPGAPRPQPDAAAGGDRPSDTQALDDQTVDDVA from the coding sequence ATGGAACTTGATCGCAAACAATCGGTCGCCAGCGAGTCCGCCGTGTTGGTGGGCGTCCAGCTCTCGAGCGACCACGGCCACGCCGGCCAGCGTCACGCCGATCGCTCCTACAGCGATTACGACGAGGAGCACCCCCTCGAAGAACTCACCGGACTGGTCGAGTCTGCGGGCGCCAGCGTGGTGGGCCTGCTCACCCAGCGTCGGGACAAGCCAGACATCACCACCTACCTCGGCAGCGGCAAGCTCGAAGAGCTGCAAATGCTGGTCGAGGCGACCGAGGCCGATGTCGTGGTCTTCGACAACAACCTCTCCCCGGCGCAGGTCCGCAACCTGGAGCAAGCGCTCAAGGTCAAGGTGCTCGACCGCACCGAGCTGATCCTCGACATCTTCTCCACCCGCGCCCGGACGCACGAGGCGCGGCTCGCCGTGGAGCTGGCCCAGTTGGAGTACGCGCTGCCCCGCCTGAAGCGGATGTGGACGCACCTTTCGCGTCTGAAGATGGGGGTCGGCATGCGCGGCCCGGGCGAGAAGCAACTGGAAACCGACCGCCGGTTGGTGGAGAAGCGGATCGTCGACCTGCGCGGCGAGCTGGAGAAGATCCACCACCGCAAGCAACGCGAGGTCGAGGGCCGCAGCGACCGCATGACCGTCTCGCTGGTGGGGTACACCAACGCCGGCAAGAGCACGCTGCTGAACCGTCTGACCGACGCCGACGTGCTGGCCGCCGACAAGCTGTTCGCCACGCTCGACACCCGCACCCGCCGCTGGCGGCTCCCCGGCTGGGGGCCGGTGCTGCTGAGCGACACGGTGGGTTTCATCCGCAACCTGCCGCACAAACTGATCGCCAGCTTCCGCGCCACCCTCGAGGAGGCCCACCAAGCCGACCTGCTGCTGCACGTCGCCGACGCCAGCAGCCCCGCGGCGCTCGACCAGGTCCGCGCCGTCTTCGAGGTGCTCAAGGAGATCGGCATCGAAGAAAAAAACTGCCTGCTGGTGCTGAACAAGTCGGACCGCGTCGAGGACCCCAACCAGATCGCGATGCTGCAAGACCGCTACCCCGGCGCGGTGGCCATCAGCTCGAAGACCGGCGCCGGGCTCGATGCGCTTGCGATTGCCGTTAGCGACGCGCTGAGTGAGCATTTCGTTGATGCGGATATCTCCTTCCCCGTCTCCGACGGCAAAACGATGGACTACCTCAGCCGCTACGGCGAGGTCCTCAGCCGCACGTACGACGGCGAACGGGCGATCGTCCATTGCCGCATCCCACGGGCCTACCTCGGCCGGCTCTCGGGGGCCGAGGTCTGCGAGCGGGCCGATCGACCCGGCGCCCCGCGGCCGCAGCCAGACGCCGCCGCCGGGGGAGACCGGCCCTCGGACACCCAAGCGTTGGACGATCAAACCGTGGACGACGTCGCTTGA
- a CDS encoding RluA family pseudouridine synthase, which translates to MLEILYDDGPCLVLNKPPGVLTQAPRGIDSLEVQVREFYKQREAIEGDIYLGIVHRLDRPVSGAILFARHVRAAQRLAKQFEQRTVSKVYWALVEGRVDSDEGTWTDYLHKRHGMAQSIVVPEGDPRGKLAVLHYRVRERREGCTWLEIELETGRTHQIRVQSAARGVPVLGDAQYGSQTAFGPVTDEPRERAIALHARELGFRHPMRDESVRLEAPLPAYWPPA; encoded by the coding sequence ATGCTCGAAATCCTCTACGATGACGGCCCCTGCCTGGTGCTGAACAAGCCGCCGGGCGTGCTGACGCAAGCGCCGCGGGGGATCGACAGCCTCGAAGTGCAGGTCCGCGAGTTCTACAAGCAGCGCGAAGCGATCGAGGGAGACATCTACCTGGGGATCGTCCACCGGTTGGACCGCCCCGTCTCTGGCGCCATCCTGTTCGCCCGCCACGTGCGGGCCGCTCAGCGGTTGGCCAAGCAGTTCGAGCAACGGACGGTCTCCAAGGTCTATTGGGCGCTCGTCGAGGGCCGGGTCGACAGCGACGAGGGGACGTGGACGGACTACCTGCACAAGCGCCACGGCATGGCACAATCGATCGTGGTGCCCGAGGGGGACCCCCGCGGGAAGCTCGCGGTGCTGCACTACCGCGTACGCGAGCGGCGTGAGGGCTGCACGTGGCTCGAGATCGAGCTCGAGACGGGGCGCACGCACCAGATCCGCGTGCAGTCCGCCGCGCGGGGCGTGCCGGTGTTGGGGGACGCCCAGTACGGGTCGCAAACCGCGTTCGGACCGGTGACCGACGAGCCGCGCGAGCGCGCCATCGCGTTGCACGCCCGCGAGCTCGGCTTCCGCCACCCAATGCGTGACGAGTCGGTGCGGCTCGAGGCGCCGCTCCCCGCGTACTGGCCGCCGGCGTAG
- a CDS encoding (R)-mandelonitrile lyase — protein MEITRAASRPSKQGPEAWFTGTVQIEPLLEAPEPARVVVLSVSFEPGARTAWHTHPLGQTLVVTAGGGWVQREGGPVEEIGPGDVVWIPPGEKHWHGATPTTAMTHTAIQETLGGSRADWLEKVSDQQYRSE, from the coding sequence ATGGAAATCACCCGAGCAGCGTCTCGACCCTCCAAACAGGGCCCCGAAGCATGGTTCACGGGCACGGTCCAGATCGAGCCGTTGCTCGAGGCGCCCGAGCCGGCACGCGTGGTCGTTCTTAGCGTCAGCTTCGAGCCGGGCGCCCGCACGGCGTGGCACACGCACCCCTTGGGGCAGACGTTGGTGGTGACCGCGGGGGGTGGCTGGGTCCAGCGAGAAGGGGGGCCGGTCGAAGAGATCGGGCCCGGCGACGTGGTATGGATCCCGCCGGGAGAAAAGCACTGGCACGGGGCGACCCCAACCACCGCAATGACGCACACCGCGATCCAAGAGACGCTCGGCGGCAGCCGCGCCGACTGGTTGGAGAAGGTGAGCGACCAGCAGTACCGCTCCGAGTAG
- a CDS encoding aldose 1-epimerase, with product MDLITICDPATGAEATVAPGRGMNCFRWTVPTGRGPWDVLWAEPGFESGAGRPSASGVPLLLPHPGRIDAAQFEFGGKTYQLEPSDAHGNAIHGFVHRRAWRVVESLPAEVTGEFQLSRDAPEDLPRWPSDFRARVRMRIAAGRLTTDIQVENAGQADLPFALGTHAYFRVPLESAGSRADVELFAPADREWLLDGRMLPTGELRPLDADCDLRQGVGLESRPFDNPFAAAPFTEGVSGLRDRRTGRTLSQRCGEEFTCYVVYTPGHGEAVCIEPCTSVPDPYRLESQGVAVGLRVLAPGESFATTIELQADPAD from the coding sequence ATGGACTTGATTACGATTTGCGACCCGGCCACCGGGGCCGAGGCGACCGTGGCGCCCGGGCGGGGGATGAACTGCTTTCGCTGGACCGTGCCGACCGGGCGGGGGCCTTGGGACGTGCTGTGGGCCGAGCCCGGGTTCGAGTCGGGGGCGGGGCGGCCGTCGGCCAGCGGCGTGCCGTTGTTGTTGCCGCACCCGGGGCGGATCGACGCCGCGCAGTTCGAGTTTGGCGGCAAGACCTACCAACTGGAGCCGAGCGACGCCCACGGCAACGCCATCCACGGGTTCGTCCACCGGCGTGCTTGGCGGGTGGTGGAGTCGCTCCCGGCGGAGGTGACCGGCGAGTTTCAACTTTCGCGCGACGCGCCGGAGGACCTGCCGCGGTGGCCGAGCGATTTCCGGGCCCGCGTGCGGATGCGTATCGCAGCGGGCAGGCTCACGACCGACATCCAGGTCGAAAACGCGGGGCAGGCGGACCTGCCGTTCGCGTTGGGGACGCACGCCTACTTTCGCGTGCCGCTGGAATCGGCCGGCTCGCGGGCCGACGTTGAGCTGTTTGCGCCGGCCGACCGCGAGTGGCTGCTGGATGGGCGGATGCTGCCGACCGGCGAGCTGCGCCCCTTGGACGCCGACTGCGATTTGCGCCAGGGCGTGGGGCTCGAGAGCCGTCCCTTTGACAACCCGTTCGCCGCGGCGCCGTTCACCGAGGGGGTGAGCGGCCTGCGTGACCGCCGGACGGGCCGCACGCTGAGCCAGCGTTGCGGCGAGGAGTTCACGTGCTACGTGGTGTACACGCCGGGGCACGGCGAGGCGGTTTGCATCGAGCCCTGCACGTCCGTGCCCGACCCCTACCGGCTCGAGAGCCAGGGGGTAGCGGTAGGGCTGCGGGTGCTAGCCCCGGGCGAATCCTTCGCCACAACGATCGAGCTGCAAGCCGACCCCGCCGACTAG
- the mobA gene encoding molybdenum cofactor guanylyltransferase, with translation MLPLYILVGGASSRFGVDKASFPVDGRPWAEHVASRLSSPGAPSRLGTPGAPSGQYTLVGRLMHPDALPGAHCIADAAEGEGPLTGVLAALDHQRRSHGEGLVAVASCDLVRPEPQWLAPLAAAHWAEPELEAAAYQAAGRWQPFPCVAHTRWTQTLRRLLAEGVRSWQQALAASRAHAEPWTGPADGPPQANTPAELRLRLSP, from the coding sequence ATGTTGCCGCTGTACATCCTGGTCGGGGGCGCCAGCAGTCGTTTCGGCGTCGACAAGGCCTCGTTCCCGGTCGATGGCCGGCCGTGGGCGGAGCACGTCGCGTCGCGGCTGTCCTCCCCGGGTGCCCCCTCGCGGCTGGGCACCCCGGGGGCCCCCTCGGGGCAGTACACCTTGGTAGGCAGGCTCATGCACCCCGATGCGCTCCCCGGGGCCCATTGCATCGCCGATGCAGCGGAGGGGGAGGGGCCGCTAACCGGGGTTCTCGCCGCGCTCGACCACCAGCGGCGGTCGCATGGGGAAGGGTTGGTAGCGGTCGCCTCGTGCGACCTGGTTCGCCCCGAGCCCCAGTGGCTGGCGCCCCTGGCCGCGGCCCACTGGGCCGAGCCGGAGCTCGAAGCCGCTGCGTACCAGGCCGCCGGGCGGTGGCAGCCCTTCCCCTGCGTAGCGCACACGCGGTGGACCCAGACGCTGCGTCGGCTGCTCGCCGAGGGGGTGCGGTCGTGGCAGCAGGCGCTGGCCGCATCGCGCGCGCACGCCGAGCCGTGGACCGGACCCGCGGACGGCCCACCCCAGGCCAACACGCCGGCAGAGCTGCGGCTCCGCCTGTCCCCCTAG
- a CDS encoding Gfo/Idh/MocA family protein produces the protein MHQESNQTDRRSFLGASAAAAAGVAAASQLSIARAAKVAGSDEIRIGLVGCGGRGTGALQQLFEAQGPVKLVAMGDAFEYRLSGSHKQLTAAAGKKADELGKSASDLMDVPKDRQFIGLDAYKQVMDADCHLVVLATPPGFRPAQFEAAIEAGKHVFMEKPVATDAPGIRKVLEVGEKAKQKNLAVAVGLQRHHEPSYIETIKRLQDGAIGDIVLTRVYWNNDGLWVRPRKTGQTEMEYQTDNWFYFTWCGGDNIVEQHIHNIDVSNWLMGTHPVEANGMGGRQVRTSKDTGQVYDHHFVEFTYGDTPYGNGATMMSQCRHIPGTWNQVGEFAHGTKGTANIARAMIYGADGKPAWRYRGPGVSGHQQEQLDLITSLRNGDIPNEVEQGAHSTMTAIMGRMATYGGKVVKWDDALNSTLSLGPKTLAWDAEAPVQPDADGRYPVAIPGKTVVL, from the coding sequence ATGCACCAAGAATCGAACCAGACCGACCGCCGCAGCTTTCTGGGCGCTTCGGCCGCGGCGGCCGCCGGCGTCGCCGCTGCGTCGCAGCTGAGCATCGCCCGCGCGGCGAAAGTTGCGGGGTCGGACGAGATCCGTATCGGGCTGGTCGGTTGCGGCGGCCGGGGGACCGGGGCGTTGCAGCAGCTCTTCGAGGCCCAGGGCCCGGTGAAGCTGGTCGCGATGGGCGACGCGTTTGAGTACCGCCTCAGCGGCAGCCACAAGCAGCTTACCGCCGCCGCCGGCAAGAAGGCGGACGAGCTGGGCAAGTCTGCCAGCGACCTGATGGACGTGCCGAAGGACCGTCAGTTCATCGGCCTAGACGCCTACAAGCAGGTGATGGACGCAGACTGCCACCTGGTGGTGCTAGCGACCCCCCCGGGGTTCCGTCCCGCCCAGTTCGAGGCCGCGATCGAAGCCGGCAAGCACGTCTTCATGGAGAAGCCCGTAGCCACCGACGCCCCCGGCATCCGCAAGGTGCTAGAGGTGGGCGAGAAGGCGAAGCAGAAGAACCTAGCGGTCGCCGTCGGCCTGCAACGCCACCACGAGCCCAGCTACATCGAGACGATCAAGCGTCTGCAGGACGGCGCCATCGGCGACATCGTGCTGACGCGGGTCTACTGGAACAACGACGGCCTGTGGGTCCGCCCACGGAAGACGGGCCAGACAGAGATGGAGTACCAGACCGACAACTGGTTCTACTTCACCTGGTGCGGCGGCGACAACATCGTTGAGCAGCACATCCACAACATCGACGTCAGCAACTGGCTGATGGGGACCCACCCGGTCGAGGCCAACGGGATGGGGGGCCGCCAGGTCCGCACCAGCAAGGACACCGGCCAGGTGTACGACCACCACTTCGTGGAGTTCACCTACGGCGACACCCCCTACGGCAACGGCGCCACCATGATGAGCCAGTGCCGCCACATCCCGGGCACCTGGAACCAGGTGGGCGAGTTCGCCCACGGCACGAAGGGGACCGCCAACATCGCCCGCGCAATGATCTACGGCGCAGACGGCAAGCCCGCCTGGCGGTACCGCGGCCCCGGCGTCAGCGGCCACCAGCAAGAGCAGCTCGACCTGATCACCAGCCTCCGCAACGGGGATATCCCCAACGAGGTAGAGCAGGGCGCCCACAGCACTATGACCGCCATCATGGGCCGTATGGCCACCTACGGCGGCAAGGTGGTCAAGTGGGACGACGCCCTCAACTCGACCCTCAGCCTGGGCCCCAAGACCCTGGCCTGGGACGCCGAGGCGCCCGTCCAGCCCGACGCCGACGGCCGCTACCCGGTAGCCATCCCCGGAAAAACCGTCGTGCTGTAG